A stretch of Endozoicomonas sp. SCSIO W0465 DNA encodes these proteins:
- a CDS encoding LysM peptidoglycan-binding domain-containing protein: MIKKLISTAIVSSVIGSASANPELGYMTLGTDQYQLFNATIAIDALPSELANKKLKVKLGSITDFYRHNIEYDKQVASLRFKVARDRDGKPLITVRSVKEITSGQLKAVVKLTVGNQKIYGIYDFKLTPNNQQQVTLNLLNTDHKPAEKLHLNPKAQGPSTSVARIPPSEVMALPSEASNPRSVEEYSNRFSTRYYQVTTGQSISRIAMDLLPLYPEVSNWRTLMKRLASLNPDAFINGNINKLRADAQLKLPGSTQPVTQAAAEKSTVKASEATRTETSEKPVIAQNQNQNQKTPSNIPYSNSLNSTIIIKDLPKELAGKDNLTVQLGSITDYYRQGIDYNQQVAGLRFDILANGNQKTVVRAHSSRDIDAKHLTAVVKFSAGRRKAYGIYEIHSDKTGRQIAFNLLDSNSGKKPQVVMNTTSSMTTDDITKRQALEALRQKLKEYEQAKSRDNKVSGNQPANKGGSSSQISAEVAKKKALEALRQKLKGYEQARKNYPAETADKSVTERITRKSYRRSSMAGQKTYRVAKGDTISTIAMELSKAYSVSTSWKGVMKLLVKNNPDAFINGDINKIPAGTVLNLPEADHYDHLYRVVAGDNVSSIAWRMQYKYPQPVGWKGMMEQIVHMNPEAFIDGNPNKLRANEILIIPDSDASGIGAKIQQVSQKQPESKKYNTYNHSKPEKNELTFTKPVRTMLSPTEERPAAQAVTIDHHTKPQKMGQTLAKPARQQLSSPKKQPVQHRAETTYKVTESESLAAIAHKLIPDYPQFDSWYDLLQELAKLNPSLFVNNDIGALRKGTVLQLPEKKASQQTSDSTSIPAKAAERNGGQQISERRSEETTGMVTAPSYQKISNSLLSGISKTPVYKVPEGYTISMVAIKLIPQFPEYDNWTSLMKAIYKLNPDAFINRDINKLRDNSQLKLPRNIRS; the protein is encoded by the coding sequence ATGATTAAAAAACTGATAAGCACAGCCATTGTCAGCAGTGTTATCGGGAGCGCATCGGCTAATCCTGAACTGGGGTATATGACGCTTGGTACCGATCAGTACCAATTATTTAATGCAACCATTGCCATTGATGCTCTGCCGTCAGAACTTGCCAATAAGAAGCTTAAAGTAAAGCTCGGATCCATTACCGACTTCTACCGTCACAATATTGAGTATGACAAGCAGGTTGCCAGCCTGCGGTTTAAAGTGGCAAGAGATCGTGATGGGAAGCCGCTGATCACTGTTCGCTCTGTAAAGGAGATTACCTCCGGTCAGTTGAAGGCGGTTGTCAAGTTGACGGTGGGAAATCAGAAAATCTATGGGATCTATGATTTCAAGCTGACGCCCAATAACCAACAACAGGTTACATTAAACCTTCTTAACACGGATCATAAGCCTGCAGAAAAGCTGCACCTCAACCCAAAAGCTCAAGGACCATCAACATCTGTTGCCAGGATACCACCTTCCGAGGTCATGGCATTACCGTCTGAAGCCAGTAACCCCCGGTCAGTTGAAGAATATTCTAATCGTTTTTCAACAAGGTATTACCAGGTAACAACGGGTCAGAGTATCAGTCGAATAGCCATGGATTTGTTACCCTTATATCCAGAGGTTTCCAACTGGCGAACCCTGATGAAAAGGCTGGCATCCCTGAATCCAGACGCATTCATCAATGGCAATATCAATAAGCTGCGGGCTGATGCGCAGCTGAAATTACCCGGGTCTACTCAGCCAGTCACCCAGGCAGCAGCTGAAAAGTCTACTGTAAAAGCATCTGAGGCTACCCGCACAGAGACTTCAGAGAAACCAGTCATTGCACAGAATCAGAACCAGAACCAGAAAACACCTTCGAACATTCCCTACAGCAATTCCCTGAACTCAACAATCATTATCAAGGATCTTCCAAAAGAGCTTGCTGGTAAAGATAATCTGACCGTTCAGTTAGGCTCTATTACGGACTATTACCGCCAAGGCATCGATTATAATCAGCAGGTTGCAGGCCTTCGATTTGACATACTGGCTAATGGCAACCAAAAAACGGTGGTCAGGGCTCATTCGAGTCGTGACATTGATGCAAAACACTTAACAGCGGTGGTTAAGTTTTCGGCAGGAAGAAGAAAGGCCTATGGTATCTATGAAATTCATTCCGATAAAACCGGACGGCAAATTGCTTTTAATCTGTTAGATAGCAACAGTGGGAAAAAGCCACAAGTTGTCATGAATACCACCTCTTCAATGACAACGGATGACATTACCAAAAGGCAGGCTCTGGAAGCATTACGCCAAAAGTTGAAAGAGTATGAACAAGCAAAGAGTCGTGACAATAAGGTTTCTGGCAACCAACCGGCCAATAAAGGGGGCTCATCTTCTCAGATCTCTGCTGAAGTTGCCAAAAAGAAGGCATTGGAAGCATTGCGCCAGAAATTAAAAGGTTATGAGCAGGCAAGGAAAAACTATCCGGCAGAGACAGCCGATAAATCGGTTACTGAACGGATCACCCGTAAAAGTTACAGGCGCTCTTCGATGGCAGGGCAGAAAACCTATCGGGTTGCCAAAGGTGACACGATCAGCACAATAGCCATGGAGCTGAGCAAAGCTTATTCAGTCTCAACGAGCTGGAAGGGGGTAATGAAGCTGCTGGTGAAGAATAACCCTGACGCATTTATCAATGGTGATATTAACAAAATACCGGCAGGCACAGTGTTAAACCTCCCTGAAGCCGATCATTATGATCATCTTTACAGGGTCGTGGCGGGTGATAATGTCAGTTCGATTGCCTGGAGGATGCAGTATAAATACCCACAGCCTGTCGGGTGGAAAGGGATGATGGAACAAATCGTTCATATGAACCCCGAGGCTTTCATTGATGGAAATCCAAACAAGCTTCGGGCTAATGAAATTCTGATCATCCCCGATTCTGATGCATCCGGGATTGGGGCTAAAATTCAGCAAGTGTCTCAGAAGCAACCAGAAAGCAAAAAATACAACACGTATAATCACAGTAAGCCGGAAAAAAACGAGCTGACGTTTACAAAGCCAGTCAGAACGATGCTCTCTCCCACTGAAGAGCGACCAGCAGCACAGGCAGTAACTATTGATCATCACACTAAGCCGCAAAAAATGGGTCAGACGTTAGCAAAGCCTGCCCGGCAGCAGCTTTCCTCCCCGAAAAAGCAGCCTGTCCAACACAGAGCAGAAACCACTTATAAGGTCACGGAAAGTGAAAGTCTTGCGGCTATTGCACATAAACTGATACCTGATTATCCACAGTTTGACAGCTGGTATGATTTACTCCAGGAATTGGCAAAGCTGAACCCCTCACTGTTTGTGAATAATGATATTGGCGCGCTCAGAAAAGGGACGGTGTTGCAGCTGCCAGAGAAAAAAGCCAGTCAGCAGACCAGTGATAGCACCTCGATACCAGCCAAAGCTGCTGAGCGTAATGGAGGTCAACAAATTAGCGAAAGAAGATCAGAGGAAACGACGGGGATGGTAACAGCTCCTTCATACCAGAAAATCAGTAATTCGCTGTTATCCGGAATCAGTAAGACACCCGTATACAAAGTACCTGAAGGTTATACCATCAGCATGGTGGCCATTAAGCTCATCCCCCAGTTTCCGGAATACGACAACTGGACGTCATTGATGAAAGCGATCTATAAACTCAACCCCGATGCTTTTATCAACAGAGATATCAACAAGCTTCGTGATAATAGCCAATTGAAATTGCCCCGCAATATACGTTCGTGA
- the yidC gene encoding membrane protein insertase YidC gives MCGPELMDFQRTLLIGTIAVVGVLTLQQWNEDYPGTPKSASVAHSVSSSQAGSDMPSLKDGSSIPSTDDGAAKPSAQLISVKTNTIDALIDPAGGDIISLTLPQYPAWLPEDGEPTVPFQLLVNSPDCQGEITCVFTAQSALAKTDGPDANNLRGVYQVKQANYTLEDGENKLTVDLHKNMDGVDITKSFTFYRNRYDVTVNYTIVNNSDKVWRDQFYAQLKRDNSEDPSQLNSKAPMNTYLGAAVRSNDEPYAKLPFDEISDKPFAERVQGGYAAMLQHYFVSAWVPDQQKAHQYYTKQNKDGYNFVGFYDDAMVVQPGETIETGATLYVGPKNQENLKSLSDGLELTVDYGMLWFLAQPLFTILKWIHSLVGNWGWSIILLTVLVKAVFYPLNATSFRSMAKMRKLGPKLQEMKEKYGDDRQKMSQAMMELYKKEKVNPMGGCLPILVQMPVFIALYWTLLESVELRQAPWLGWIHDLSQMDPYFILPLIMGASMFIQQMLNPTPPDPVQAKVMKMMPVIFTFFFLFFPAGLVLYWVTNNVLSIIQQYIITKKIEKEG, from the coding sequence ACACTCCTGATCGGCACTATTGCTGTAGTCGGTGTTTTAACACTGCAGCAATGGAATGAAGACTATCCCGGTACGCCGAAGTCGGCATCCGTCGCTCACTCCGTATCCAGCAGCCAAGCTGGCTCTGATATGCCTTCCCTTAAGGATGGCAGTTCAATACCTTCCACGGATGATGGCGCAGCGAAACCCTCTGCCCAGCTCATCAGCGTCAAGACCAATACGATTGATGCGCTGATTGATCCTGCCGGTGGTGATATCATCAGCCTGACTCTGCCTCAATACCCTGCCTGGTTGCCTGAAGATGGAGAACCAACCGTTCCTTTCCAGCTTCTGGTCAACAGCCCGGACTGTCAGGGAGAAATCACCTGTGTCTTCACCGCACAGAGTGCACTGGCCAAAACCGATGGCCCGGACGCGAATAACCTCCGCGGGGTTTACCAGGTAAAGCAGGCCAATTACACACTGGAAGATGGTGAAAACAAGCTGACGGTTGACCTCCATAAGAATATGGATGGTGTCGACATTACCAAAAGCTTTACTTTCTACCGTAACCGTTATGACGTCACGGTTAATTACACCATCGTGAATAACAGTGACAAGGTCTGGCGTGACCAGTTTTATGCGCAGCTGAAACGGGATAACTCAGAAGACCCGAGTCAGCTTAATTCAAAGGCGCCAATGAATACTTATCTGGGAGCGGCCGTTCGCTCCAATGATGAGCCTTACGCCAAGCTGCCCTTTGATGAGATTTCTGATAAGCCATTCGCTGAGCGGGTTCAGGGTGGTTATGCTGCCATGCTCCAGCACTACTTTGTCAGTGCGTGGGTGCCTGATCAGCAGAAAGCCCATCAGTATTACACCAAGCAGAACAAAGATGGCTACAACTTCGTTGGCTTCTATGACGATGCCATGGTTGTCCAGCCAGGTGAAACCATTGAGACCGGGGCAACCTTGTATGTTGGACCCAAAAACCAGGAAAACCTGAAGTCTCTGTCGGATGGCCTGGAGCTGACCGTTGACTACGGCATGCTCTGGTTCCTGGCTCAGCCACTGTTTACCATCCTGAAGTGGATTCACTCTCTGGTGGGCAACTGGGGATGGTCCATCATTCTGCTGACGGTACTGGTCAAGGCGGTATTCTATCCATTGAACGCCACCAGCTTCCGGTCCATGGCGAAAATGCGCAAACTGGGGCCAAAGCTGCAGGAGATGAAAGAGAAGTATGGCGATGATCGCCAGAAAATGTCTCAGGCCATGATGGAGCTGTACAAGAAGGAGAAGGTTAACCCGATGGGGGGCTGCCTGCCGATTCTTGTCCAGATGCCGGTATTCATTGCCCTGTACTGGACACTGCTTGAATCCGTGGAGTTGCGTCAGGCACCATGGCTTGGCTGGATTCACGACCTTTCCCAGATGGATCCGTACTTTATCCTGCCACTGATCATGGGAGCTTCGATGTTCATTCAGCAGATGCTGAATCCGACACCGCCAGATCCTGTGCAGGCTAAAGTTATGAAGATGATGCCGGTGATCTTCACCTTCTTCTTCCTGTTCTTCCCGGCGGGTCTGGTTCTGTACTGGGTGACCAACAACGTTCTGTCGATTATCCAGCAGTACATCATTACCAAAAAAATCGAAAAAGAAGGCTAA